A genomic segment from Neodiprion lecontei isolate iyNeoLeco1 chromosome 1, iyNeoLeco1.1, whole genome shotgun sequence encodes:
- the LOC107227361 gene encoding adenomatous polyposis coli protein isoform X6 has protein sequence MEPKLKEDEGIEAREKIQERKKMNGKMDEVYDLLEMLRGIEGCKDINAFLLSMSSAIDICLAMKQSGCLPLLIKLINARGHDTEAKEITSQVFHNIIQATADRSTEQPETRIYNLLEQLKDYCQMLRSIPETEHSPPEDVNDQPVDYSQKYSEPNPVVQNKIPCNSNNQPIDYSMKYYENNSLNQDDVSNDGKVQGTVDYGKRFSEPTCTLHQNSPQNDEQVQPIKYSTRYSEKNSMLQPSDVADETETIRIPKKENSDSSSKPDVFGVYAETDLDQPTDYSLRYAEDDTDEEEKQNSGYFAENEQAFVPEDTIKTYCTEGTPYETPFNFSTATSMSDLRVDDSKDTDVSKKNPMKIVENNSKDNESTFEPSPEESNGQIVANNESESRKNVSERSSDQVSPEKSDKYCEEVVDKEGKMVTFGGEDHYAEETPLMFSRTSSLGSLGGFEQHSIHDDRSSVVSDFSSWRTSGIVSPSELPDSPTQTVPPSPRHNKSQPEFTNRSQDETSKLPAHRLCEHKANGRSNATKRSVFEDDIAAFKEESTPIDFSAATSLSSLTIDDEPKIANDSKFKENREKLGEAIPEEREETSPTRLEHQDTIKIAEIDEVSEGEDDEGMLDACINIGMQSIINRKDEQKPSVNSDEIADIVETVDTDQETDGDEDDDMLAACISIGMHSTFRNRKEDQKGSESSDIASVAEVVDVGEISDEHDDDEGMLAACINIGIQRAINRQEDPKTILKPEIANSVEAEDSLKISDVDSDGEEMLAACINVGIQSIHKQSLRRSSMTKPPIQPVSNLTRYQTSSALNHLDGGLTTFPGNHRQTLKGLKGRPDDTAIPDSIHIYCTEDTPANISPAGSHSNLSVLSMLSSPGIVEKSCEPRIMESNAGRSDILAIDSLTLSEEDDVIVAKLIESGMRKVQLNGNPACGITLPVSSKSDQERPCRTPSTSPAEPVFIKPKKGPLRSQSPEDGRRYEATTFATLDMESRNCKSLDITPVSTELKCSKHDFDTE, from the exons ATGGAGCCAAAGCTCAAAGAGGATGAAGGGATCGAGGCCAGAG AGAAAATCCAGGAGCGAAAGAAGATGAATGGGAAGATGGATGAGGTATATGATTTGTTAGAAATGTTGAGGGGTATCGAAGGATGCAAGGACATAAACGCCTTTCTTCTTTCGATGAGCAGTGCCATAGATATCTGCTTGGCAATGAAGCAGTCTG GTTGCTTGCCGCTGTTGATCAAACTCATAAATGCACGCGGTCATGATACAGAAGCTAAAGAAATAACGTCCCAAGTATTTCACAACATAATACAAGCCACAGCTGACAGAAGTACAGAGCAGCCAGAAACTAGGATCTACAATCTTTTGGAACAATTGAAAGATTATTGTCAAATGCTTAGATCAATCCCTGAGACTGAGCATTCCCCACCTG AAGATGTAAACGACCAGCCAGTCGATTACAGTCAAAAATATTCGGAACCAAACCCTGTAGTCCAGAATAAAATTCCCTGCAATTCAAATAATCAACCCATCGATTACAGCATGAAATACTATGAAAACAATTCATTAAATCAAGATGATGTGTCCAACGATGGTAAAGTCCAAGGCACAGTTGATTATGGTAAACGATTTTCAGAGCCGACATGTACCCTACACCAGAACAGTCCACAAAATGATGAACAGGTTCAGCCGATAAAATACTCGACAAGGTATTCAGAGAAAAACTCTATGCTACAGCCGAGTGATGTCGCCGATGAGACTGAAACTATAAGAATaccgaaaaaagaaaattcagaCTCAAGCTCAAAGCCGGATGTCTTTGGCGTTTATGCAGAAACGGATTTAGACCAACCGACCGACTACAGTTTGCGATATGCAGAGGATGATACAGATGAAGAGGAGAAACAGAATTCAGGATACTTTGCTGAAAATGAGCAAGCTTTTGTACCAGAAGATACGATAAAGACTTACTGCACAGAAGGAACCCCTTACGAAACACCTTTCAACTTCTCGACTGCGACATCGATGTCAGACTTGCGTGTTGATGATTCAAAGGACACGGATGTTTCCAAGAAAAACCCAATGAAAATCGTCGAAAACAATTCAAAGGATAACGAATCTACCTTCGAACCCAGTCCAGAAGAATCAAACGGTCAAATCGTCGCTAATAATGAATCCGAAAGTCGAAAAAACGTTTCTGAACGCAGCTCTGACCAAGTATCTCCAGAAAAGTCTGATAAATATTGTGAAGAAGTTGTGGATAAAGAAG GAAAGATGGTTACATTTGGGGGAGAGGATCATTACGCCGAAGAAACGCCTCTCATGTTTTCTCGGACCAGTTCTCTTGGTTCTCTGGGTGGGTTTGAACAGCATTCTATCCACGACGATCGCAGCTCGGTTGTCAGCGATTTTAG TAGCTGGCGCACGAGCGGAATTGTTTCTCCTAGTGAGTTACCTGATTCGCCGACACAAACGGTACCACCGAGTCCTCGTCACAACAAATCCCAACCTGAATTCACCAACAGGTCTCAAGACGAAACTTCTAAATTACCTGCGCATCGTTTGTGTGAGCATAAAG CGAATGGCAGATCGAACGCGACAAAGCGTAGCGTTTTTGAAGACGATATTGCAGCGTTTAAGGAGGAGTCTACTCCAATAGATTTCTCAGCTGCAACAAGTCTCAGTTCGCTGACAATTGACGACGAGCCTAAAATCGCTAATGATTCGAAGTTCAAAGAGAATAGGGAAAAATTGGGAGAAGCAATTCCAGAAGAAAGGGAAGAAACCTCACCTACACGGCTTGAACATCAAGACACAATAAAGATCGCAGAGATCGACGAAGTCAGTGAAGGAGAGGATGACGAAGGAATGCTGGATGCCTGCATAAACATCGGGATGCAAAGCATAAT AAACCGTAAAGACGAGCAAAAACCGTCGGTAAATAGCGACGAGATAGCAGATATAGTTGAGACCGTGGACACAGATCAAGAAACAGATGGGGATGAAGATGACGATATGCTGGCTGCATGTATCAGCATAGGAATGCATTCCACATTCCG GAATCGCAAAGAAGACCAAAAAGGCTCCGAATCCTCGGACATTGCAAGTGTAGCTGAAGTGGTTGATGTGGGGGAAATCAGCGATGAACATGACGACGACGAAGGCATGCTGGCTGCCTGTATTAATATTGGAATACAAAGAGCGAT TAATCGACAAGAGGACCCCAAAACAATATTAAAGCCTGAGATCGCAAACTCCGTGGAGGCTGAAGATTCTCTCAAAATCAGCGACGTAGATAGTGATGGTGAAGAAATGTTGGCCGCTTGCATAAACGTTGGGATACAAAGCAT ACACAAACAATCTCTAAGAAGAAGCAGTATGACGAAGCCTCCCATTCAACCGGTCAGCAATCTGACGAGGTATCAGACAAGTTCTGCACTGAATCATTTGGACGGTGGCTTAACAACGTTTCCTGGTAACCACAGACAGACGTTGAAGGGTCTTAAAGGTAGACCTGATGACACAGCGATTCCAGACAGCATTCATATATACTGCACAGAAGATACTCCTGCCAACATATCTCCGGCTGGTTCGCATTCTAATCTTTCGGTATTGTCTATGCTGAGCTCGCCCGGAATCGTGGAAAAGAGCTGCGAGCCCAGGATCATGGAGAGTAACG CTGGGCGCTCGGATATTTTGGCTATCGACAGTCTGACGCTttccgaagaggacgacgttATCGTAGCTAAGCTAATAGAGTCGGGAATGCGTAAG GTGCAGCTCAACGGCAATCCAGCCTGTGGAATCACGCTCCCTGTTTCCAGTAAAAGTGACCAAGAAAGACCGTGCCGAACTCCATCAACTTCTCCAGCCGAACCTGTTTTTATTAAACCTAAAAAAG GGCCTCTCAGATCCCAGTCTCCGGAAGATGGGCGAAGATATGAAGCCACGACTTTCGCAACGCTTGACATGGAAAGCCGAAACTGCAAGAGTCTAGATATTACGCCTGTTTCAACCGAATTGAAATGTTCTAAACACG ATTTCGATacggaatag
- the LOC107227361 gene encoding adenomatous polyposis coli protein isoform X1, with amino-acid sequence MEPKLKEDEGIEAREKIQERKKMNGKMDEVYDLLEMLRGIEGCKDINAFLLSMSSAIDICLAMKQSGCLPLLIKLINARGHDTEAKEITSQVFHNIIQATADRSTEQPETRIYNLLEQLKDYCQMLRSIPETEHSPPEDVNDQPVDYSQKYSEPNPVVQNKIPCNSNNQPIDYSMKYYENNSLNQDDVSNDGKVQGTVDYGKRFSEPTCTLHQNSPQNDEQVQPIKYSTRYSEKNSMLQPSDVADETETIRIPKKENSDSSSKPDVFGVYAETDLDQPTDYSLRYAEDDTDEEEKQNSGYFAENEQAFVPEDTIKTYCTEGTPYETPFNFSTATSMSDLRVDDSKDTDVSKKNPMKIVENNSKDNESTFEPSPEESNGQIVANNESESRKNVSERSSDQVSPEKSDKYCEEVVDKEGKMVTFGGEDHYAEETPLMFSRTSSLGSLGGFEQHSIHDDRSSVVSDFSSWRTSGIVSPSELPDSPTQTVPPSPRHNKSQPEFTNRSQDETSKLPAHRLCEHKANGRSNATKRSVFEDDIAAFKEESTPIDFSAATSLSSLTIDDEPKIANDSKFKENREKLGEAIPEEREETSPTRLEHQDTIKIAEIDEVSEGEDDEGMLDACINIGMQSIINRKDEQKPSVNSDEIADIVETVDTDQETDGDEDDDMLAACISIGMHSTFRNRKEDQKGSESSDIASVAEVVDVGEISDEHDDDEGMLAACINIGIQRAINRQEDPKTILKPEIANSVEAEDSLKISDVDSDGEEMLAACINVGIQSIHKQSLRRSSMTKPPIQPVSNLTRYQTSSALNHLDGGLTTFPGNHRQTLKGLKGRPDDTAIPDSIHIYCTEDTPANISPAGSHSNLSVLSMLSSPGIVEKSCEPRIMESNAGRSDILAIDSLTLSEEDDVIVAKLIESGMRKVQLNGNPACGITLPVSSKSDQERPCRTPSTSPAEPVFIKPKKDSPNSNDTGPLRSQSPEDGRRYEATTFATLDMESRNCKSLDITPVSTELKCSKHDFDTE; translated from the exons ATGGAGCCAAAGCTCAAAGAGGATGAAGGGATCGAGGCCAGAG AGAAAATCCAGGAGCGAAAGAAGATGAATGGGAAGATGGATGAGGTATATGATTTGTTAGAAATGTTGAGGGGTATCGAAGGATGCAAGGACATAAACGCCTTTCTTCTTTCGATGAGCAGTGCCATAGATATCTGCTTGGCAATGAAGCAGTCTG GTTGCTTGCCGCTGTTGATCAAACTCATAAATGCACGCGGTCATGATACAGAAGCTAAAGAAATAACGTCCCAAGTATTTCACAACATAATACAAGCCACAGCTGACAGAAGTACAGAGCAGCCAGAAACTAGGATCTACAATCTTTTGGAACAATTGAAAGATTATTGTCAAATGCTTAGATCAATCCCTGAGACTGAGCATTCCCCACCTG AAGATGTAAACGACCAGCCAGTCGATTACAGTCAAAAATATTCGGAACCAAACCCTGTAGTCCAGAATAAAATTCCCTGCAATTCAAATAATCAACCCATCGATTACAGCATGAAATACTATGAAAACAATTCATTAAATCAAGATGATGTGTCCAACGATGGTAAAGTCCAAGGCACAGTTGATTATGGTAAACGATTTTCAGAGCCGACATGTACCCTACACCAGAACAGTCCACAAAATGATGAACAGGTTCAGCCGATAAAATACTCGACAAGGTATTCAGAGAAAAACTCTATGCTACAGCCGAGTGATGTCGCCGATGAGACTGAAACTATAAGAATaccgaaaaaagaaaattcagaCTCAAGCTCAAAGCCGGATGTCTTTGGCGTTTATGCAGAAACGGATTTAGACCAACCGACCGACTACAGTTTGCGATATGCAGAGGATGATACAGATGAAGAGGAGAAACAGAATTCAGGATACTTTGCTGAAAATGAGCAAGCTTTTGTACCAGAAGATACGATAAAGACTTACTGCACAGAAGGAACCCCTTACGAAACACCTTTCAACTTCTCGACTGCGACATCGATGTCAGACTTGCGTGTTGATGATTCAAAGGACACGGATGTTTCCAAGAAAAACCCAATGAAAATCGTCGAAAACAATTCAAAGGATAACGAATCTACCTTCGAACCCAGTCCAGAAGAATCAAACGGTCAAATCGTCGCTAATAATGAATCCGAAAGTCGAAAAAACGTTTCTGAACGCAGCTCTGACCAAGTATCTCCAGAAAAGTCTGATAAATATTGTGAAGAAGTTGTGGATAAAGAAG GAAAGATGGTTACATTTGGGGGAGAGGATCATTACGCCGAAGAAACGCCTCTCATGTTTTCTCGGACCAGTTCTCTTGGTTCTCTGGGTGGGTTTGAACAGCATTCTATCCACGACGATCGCAGCTCGGTTGTCAGCGATTTTAG TAGCTGGCGCACGAGCGGAATTGTTTCTCCTAGTGAGTTACCTGATTCGCCGACACAAACGGTACCACCGAGTCCTCGTCACAACAAATCCCAACCTGAATTCACCAACAGGTCTCAAGACGAAACTTCTAAATTACCTGCGCATCGTTTGTGTGAGCATAAAG CGAATGGCAGATCGAACGCGACAAAGCGTAGCGTTTTTGAAGACGATATTGCAGCGTTTAAGGAGGAGTCTACTCCAATAGATTTCTCAGCTGCAACAAGTCTCAGTTCGCTGACAATTGACGACGAGCCTAAAATCGCTAATGATTCGAAGTTCAAAGAGAATAGGGAAAAATTGGGAGAAGCAATTCCAGAAGAAAGGGAAGAAACCTCACCTACACGGCTTGAACATCAAGACACAATAAAGATCGCAGAGATCGACGAAGTCAGTGAAGGAGAGGATGACGAAGGAATGCTGGATGCCTGCATAAACATCGGGATGCAAAGCATAAT AAACCGTAAAGACGAGCAAAAACCGTCGGTAAATAGCGACGAGATAGCAGATATAGTTGAGACCGTGGACACAGATCAAGAAACAGATGGGGATGAAGATGACGATATGCTGGCTGCATGTATCAGCATAGGAATGCATTCCACATTCCG GAATCGCAAAGAAGACCAAAAAGGCTCCGAATCCTCGGACATTGCAAGTGTAGCTGAAGTGGTTGATGTGGGGGAAATCAGCGATGAACATGACGACGACGAAGGCATGCTGGCTGCCTGTATTAATATTGGAATACAAAGAGCGAT TAATCGACAAGAGGACCCCAAAACAATATTAAAGCCTGAGATCGCAAACTCCGTGGAGGCTGAAGATTCTCTCAAAATCAGCGACGTAGATAGTGATGGTGAAGAAATGTTGGCCGCTTGCATAAACGTTGGGATACAAAGCAT ACACAAACAATCTCTAAGAAGAAGCAGTATGACGAAGCCTCCCATTCAACCGGTCAGCAATCTGACGAGGTATCAGACAAGTTCTGCACTGAATCATTTGGACGGTGGCTTAACAACGTTTCCTGGTAACCACAGACAGACGTTGAAGGGTCTTAAAGGTAGACCTGATGACACAGCGATTCCAGACAGCATTCATATATACTGCACAGAAGATACTCCTGCCAACATATCTCCGGCTGGTTCGCATTCTAATCTTTCGGTATTGTCTATGCTGAGCTCGCCCGGAATCGTGGAAAAGAGCTGCGAGCCCAGGATCATGGAGAGTAACG CTGGGCGCTCGGATATTTTGGCTATCGACAGTCTGACGCTttccgaagaggacgacgttATCGTAGCTAAGCTAATAGAGTCGGGAATGCGTAAG GTGCAGCTCAACGGCAATCCAGCCTGTGGAATCACGCTCCCTGTTTCCAGTAAAAGTGACCAAGAAAGACCGTGCCGAACTCCATCAACTTCTCCAGCCGAACCTGTTTTTATTAAACCTAAAAAAG ATTCGCCAAATTCGAATGATACAGGGCCTCTCAGATCCCAGTCTCCGGAAGATGGGCGAAGATATGAAGCCACGACTTTCGCAACGCTTGACATGGAAAGCCGAAACTGCAAGAGTCTAGATATTACGCCTGTTTCAACCGAATTGAAATGTTCTAAACACG ATTTCGATacggaatag
- the LOC107227361 gene encoding uncharacterized protein LOC107227361 isoform X8 → MEPKLKEDEGIEARGCLPLLIKLINARGHDTEAKEITSQVFHNIIQATADRSTEQPETRIYNLLEQLKDYCQMLRSIPETEHSPPEDVNDQPVDYSQKYSEPNPVVQNKIPCNSNNQPIDYSMKYYENNSLNQDDVSNDGKVQGTVDYGKRFSEPTCTLHQNSPQNDEQVQPIKYSTRYSEKNSMLQPSDVADETETIRIPKKENSDSSSKPDVFGVYAETDLDQPTDYSLRYAEDDTDEEEKQNSGYFAENEQAFVPEDTIKTYCTEGTPYETPFNFSTATSMSDLRVDDSKDTDVSKKNPMKIVENNSKDNESTFEPSPEESNGQIVANNESESRKNVSERSSDQVSPEKSDKYCEEVVDKEGKMVTFGGEDHYAEETPLMFSRTSSLGSLGGFEQHSIHDDRSSVVSDFSSWRTSGIVSPSELPDSPTQTVPPSPRHNKSQPEFTNRSQDETSKLPAHRLCEHKANGRSNATKRSVFEDDIAAFKEESTPIDFSAATSLSSLTIDDEPKIANDSKFKENREKLGEAIPEEREETSPTRLEHQDTIKIAEIDEVSEGEDDEGMLDACINIGMQSIINRKDEQKPSVNSDEIADIVETVDTDQETDGDEDDDMLAACISIGMHSTFRNRKEDQKGSESSDIASVAEVVDVGEISDEHDDDEGMLAACINIGIQRAINRQEDPKTILKPEIANSVEAEDSLKISDVDSDGEEMLAACINVGIQSIHKQSLRRSSMTKPPIQPVSNLTRYQTSSALNHLDGGLTTFPGNHRQTLKGLKGRPDDTAIPDSIHIYCTEDTPANISPAGSHSNLSVLSMLSSPGIVEKSCEPRIMESNAGRSDILAIDSLTLSEEDDVIVAKLIESGMRKVQLNGNPACGITLPVSSKSDQERPCRTPSTSPAEPVFIKPKKDSPNSNDTGPLRSQSPEDGRRYEATTFATLDMESRNCKSLDITPVSTELKCSKHDFDTE, encoded by the exons ATGGAGCCAAAGCTCAAAGAGGATGAAGGGATCGAGGCCAGAG GTTGCTTGCCGCTGTTGATCAAACTCATAAATGCACGCGGTCATGATACAGAAGCTAAAGAAATAACGTCCCAAGTATTTCACAACATAATACAAGCCACAGCTGACAGAAGTACAGAGCAGCCAGAAACTAGGATCTACAATCTTTTGGAACAATTGAAAGATTATTGTCAAATGCTTAGATCAATCCCTGAGACTGAGCATTCCCCACCTG AAGATGTAAACGACCAGCCAGTCGATTACAGTCAAAAATATTCGGAACCAAACCCTGTAGTCCAGAATAAAATTCCCTGCAATTCAAATAATCAACCCATCGATTACAGCATGAAATACTATGAAAACAATTCATTAAATCAAGATGATGTGTCCAACGATGGTAAAGTCCAAGGCACAGTTGATTATGGTAAACGATTTTCAGAGCCGACATGTACCCTACACCAGAACAGTCCACAAAATGATGAACAGGTTCAGCCGATAAAATACTCGACAAGGTATTCAGAGAAAAACTCTATGCTACAGCCGAGTGATGTCGCCGATGAGACTGAAACTATAAGAATaccgaaaaaagaaaattcagaCTCAAGCTCAAAGCCGGATGTCTTTGGCGTTTATGCAGAAACGGATTTAGACCAACCGACCGACTACAGTTTGCGATATGCAGAGGATGATACAGATGAAGAGGAGAAACAGAATTCAGGATACTTTGCTGAAAATGAGCAAGCTTTTGTACCAGAAGATACGATAAAGACTTACTGCACAGAAGGAACCCCTTACGAAACACCTTTCAACTTCTCGACTGCGACATCGATGTCAGACTTGCGTGTTGATGATTCAAAGGACACGGATGTTTCCAAGAAAAACCCAATGAAAATCGTCGAAAACAATTCAAAGGATAACGAATCTACCTTCGAACCCAGTCCAGAAGAATCAAACGGTCAAATCGTCGCTAATAATGAATCCGAAAGTCGAAAAAACGTTTCTGAACGCAGCTCTGACCAAGTATCTCCAGAAAAGTCTGATAAATATTGTGAAGAAGTTGTGGATAAAGAAG GAAAGATGGTTACATTTGGGGGAGAGGATCATTACGCCGAAGAAACGCCTCTCATGTTTTCTCGGACCAGTTCTCTTGGTTCTCTGGGTGGGTTTGAACAGCATTCTATCCACGACGATCGCAGCTCGGTTGTCAGCGATTTTAG TAGCTGGCGCACGAGCGGAATTGTTTCTCCTAGTGAGTTACCTGATTCGCCGACACAAACGGTACCACCGAGTCCTCGTCACAACAAATCCCAACCTGAATTCACCAACAGGTCTCAAGACGAAACTTCTAAATTACCTGCGCATCGTTTGTGTGAGCATAAAG CGAATGGCAGATCGAACGCGACAAAGCGTAGCGTTTTTGAAGACGATATTGCAGCGTTTAAGGAGGAGTCTACTCCAATAGATTTCTCAGCTGCAACAAGTCTCAGTTCGCTGACAATTGACGACGAGCCTAAAATCGCTAATGATTCGAAGTTCAAAGAGAATAGGGAAAAATTGGGAGAAGCAATTCCAGAAGAAAGGGAAGAAACCTCACCTACACGGCTTGAACATCAAGACACAATAAAGATCGCAGAGATCGACGAAGTCAGTGAAGGAGAGGATGACGAAGGAATGCTGGATGCCTGCATAAACATCGGGATGCAAAGCATAAT AAACCGTAAAGACGAGCAAAAACCGTCGGTAAATAGCGACGAGATAGCAGATATAGTTGAGACCGTGGACACAGATCAAGAAACAGATGGGGATGAAGATGACGATATGCTGGCTGCATGTATCAGCATAGGAATGCATTCCACATTCCG GAATCGCAAAGAAGACCAAAAAGGCTCCGAATCCTCGGACATTGCAAGTGTAGCTGAAGTGGTTGATGTGGGGGAAATCAGCGATGAACATGACGACGACGAAGGCATGCTGGCTGCCTGTATTAATATTGGAATACAAAGAGCGAT TAATCGACAAGAGGACCCCAAAACAATATTAAAGCCTGAGATCGCAAACTCCGTGGAGGCTGAAGATTCTCTCAAAATCAGCGACGTAGATAGTGATGGTGAAGAAATGTTGGCCGCTTGCATAAACGTTGGGATACAAAGCAT ACACAAACAATCTCTAAGAAGAAGCAGTATGACGAAGCCTCCCATTCAACCGGTCAGCAATCTGACGAGGTATCAGACAAGTTCTGCACTGAATCATTTGGACGGTGGCTTAACAACGTTTCCTGGTAACCACAGACAGACGTTGAAGGGTCTTAAAGGTAGACCTGATGACACAGCGATTCCAGACAGCATTCATATATACTGCACAGAAGATACTCCTGCCAACATATCTCCGGCTGGTTCGCATTCTAATCTTTCGGTATTGTCTATGCTGAGCTCGCCCGGAATCGTGGAAAAGAGCTGCGAGCCCAGGATCATGGAGAGTAACG CTGGGCGCTCGGATATTTTGGCTATCGACAGTCTGACGCTttccgaagaggacgacgttATCGTAGCTAAGCTAATAGAGTCGGGAATGCGTAAG GTGCAGCTCAACGGCAATCCAGCCTGTGGAATCACGCTCCCTGTTTCCAGTAAAAGTGACCAAGAAAGACCGTGCCGAACTCCATCAACTTCTCCAGCCGAACCTGTTTTTATTAAACCTAAAAAAG ATTCGCCAAATTCGAATGATACAGGGCCTCTCAGATCCCAGTCTCCGGAAGATGGGCGAAGATATGAAGCCACGACTTTCGCAACGCTTGACATGGAAAGCCGAAACTGCAAGAGTCTAGATATTACGCCTGTTTCAACCGAATTGAAATGTTCTAAACACG ATTTCGATacggaatag